In Saccharothrix syringae, the following are encoded in one genomic region:
- a CDS encoding MBL fold metallo-hydrolase: MKLGSHLHRIGNDIVAVHLVVTDEGVTVIDAGLPGHWRELTAELAALGRATGDIRGVVLTHGDSDHLGFAERLRRDHGVPVYVHAADAARARGETKSRASGGPVKLGATARFLGYAARKGGLRTTYLTEVVEVADGDVLDLPGAPRVIGMPGHSPGSIAVHVPAADAVFAGDALTTRHVLTGRLGPQPAPFTDDPEQALASLDRLADVDATWLLPGHGTPWDGGLDEAVRRIRATAATEPKAR, encoded by the coding sequence GTGAAGCTCGGCAGCCACCTGCACCGCATCGGCAACGACATCGTCGCGGTCCACCTGGTCGTGACCGACGAGGGCGTCACCGTCATCGACGCCGGGCTGCCCGGCCACTGGCGCGAGCTGACCGCCGAGCTGGCCGCGCTGGGCCGTGCCACCGGCGACATCCGCGGTGTCGTGCTCACCCACGGCGACAGCGACCACCTCGGCTTCGCCGAACGCCTGCGCCGCGACCACGGCGTCCCGGTGTACGTCCACGCCGCCGACGCCGCCCGCGCCCGGGGCGAGACGAAGAGCAGGGCCTCCGGGGGCCCCGTGAAGCTGGGCGCGACGGCCCGCTTCCTCGGGTACGCGGCCCGCAAGGGCGGCCTGCGCACCACCTACCTCACCGAGGTGGTCGAGGTGGCGGACGGCGACGTGCTCGACCTGCCGGGCGCGCCCCGCGTCATCGGGATGCCCGGCCACTCGCCCGGCAGCATCGCCGTCCACGTCCCCGCCGCCGACGCCGTCTTCGCGGGCGACGCCCTGACCACCCGCCACGTGCTGACCGGCAGGCTCGGCCCGCAGCCGGCCCCGTTCACCGACGACCCGGAGCAGGCCCTCGCCTCGCTCGACCGGCTGGCCGACGTCGACGCGACCTGGCTGCTCCCCGGCCACGGCACCCCGTGGGACGGCGGCCTCGACGAAGCGGTCCGCCGGATCAGGGCGACGGCCGCCACCGAACCGAAGGCCCGCTGA
- a CDS encoding 3-oxoacyl-ACP synthase III family protein codes for MAYGMVAFGTAFGEEVAVKDVVAEYTEDVERVLGYGYDHIHRAPAGVGLTDLAAEAGRAALAGAGVAARDVDLLVLAVTDITEYLYWDAAAAVAHRLGLRRAEAVLVDQGCVGGVTAFDTVAGRFATHPDHRTALVIGANRTAETYWNRLDTNSLLFSDGAAAAVATRHAGSLRWLASHAETDGRYADFFRMDVGGAAAPFTAGAEPPTTRDAWDVMQHFEYDTERFSAFAQEINDRTARAVHRACKRAGVTEDDLGWLVLLNDNPRVLTEQADLVGVPAERTNLDWATRHGHFGAADHLFVLAALHESGEPAAGDLVALAANGRGMHWASALLSW; via the coding sequence GTGGCGTACGGCATGGTCGCGTTCGGCACGGCGTTCGGCGAGGAGGTCGCCGTCAAGGACGTCGTCGCCGAGTACACGGAGGACGTCGAGCGCGTGCTCGGCTACGGCTACGACCACATCCACCGCGCACCGGCCGGCGTCGGCCTGACCGACCTGGCCGCCGAGGCCGGGCGCGCGGCCCTGGCCGGCGCGGGCGTGGCCGCGCGGGACGTCGACCTGCTGGTCCTGGCGGTCACCGACATCACCGAGTACCTGTACTGGGACGCGGCGGCCGCCGTGGCGCACCGCCTGGGCCTGCGCCGCGCCGAGGCGGTGCTGGTGGACCAGGGGTGCGTCGGCGGCGTCACCGCGTTCGACACGGTGGCGGGCCGCTTCGCCACCCACCCCGACCACCGGACGGCGCTGGTGATCGGCGCCAACCGCACCGCCGAGACCTACTGGAACCGACTGGACACCAACTCGCTGCTGTTCTCCGACGGCGCCGCCGCGGCGGTCGCCACCCGCCACGCCGGTTCGCTGCGCTGGCTCGCCTCGCACGCCGAGACCGACGGCCGCTACGCCGACTTCTTCCGCATGGACGTGGGCGGCGCCGCGGCGCCCTTCACCGCCGGCGCCGAGCCGCCCACCACGCGCGACGCGTGGGACGTCATGCAGCACTTCGAGTACGACACCGAGCGCTTCAGCGCCTTCGCCCAGGAGATCAACGACCGGACCGCGCGCGCCGTGCACCGGGCGTGCAAGCGGGCCGGCGTCACCGAGGACGACCTGGGCTGGCTGGTGCTGCTCAACGACAACCCGCGCGTGCTGACCGAGCAGGCCGACCTGGTCGGGGTGCCGGCGGAGCGGACGAACCTGGACTGGGCCACCCGGCACGGGCACTTCGGCGCCGCGGACCACCTGTTCGTGCTGGCCGCCCTGCACGAGTCCGGCGAGCCCGCCGCCGGCGACCTGGTCGCGCTGGCCGCGAACGGGCGGGGGATGCACTGGGCCTCGGCGCTGCTGTCCTGGTAG
- a CDS encoding TetR/AcrR family transcriptional regulator: MPTPERTSLAEIVAAARDILEREGLANLTMQAVAARVGVRAPSLYKRVRNRDDLVRLVTEAAIRDLGERFDAVPVGGDARADLRELCREFRAFAHAHPAGYRLVFADSGAGKPDVGLFAMAAAPVLRVAAELAGPEEALEAARTITAWAHGFVSMELADAFNLGGDVERAFEYGIARIADSLAKG; encoded by the coding sequence ATGCCGACGCCCGAACGGACCTCGCTCGCGGAGATCGTCGCCGCGGCCCGGGACATCCTGGAGCGCGAAGGGCTCGCGAACCTGACCATGCAGGCGGTCGCCGCGCGCGTCGGCGTGCGGGCGCCGTCGCTCTACAAGCGGGTGCGCAACCGCGACGACCTCGTCCGGCTGGTCACCGAGGCCGCCATCCGCGACCTGGGCGAGCGGTTCGACGCGGTGCCGGTCGGCGGGGACGCCCGCGCGGACCTGCGGGAGCTGTGCCGGGAGTTCCGGGCGTTCGCGCACGCGCACCCGGCCGGCTACCGCCTGGTCTTCGCCGACTCCGGGGCGGGCAAGCCGGATGTCGGCTTGTTCGCCATGGCGGCGGCCCCCGTCCTGCGGGTCGCGGCGGAGCTGGCCGGCCCCGAGGAGGCCCTGGAGGCGGCGCGCACGATCACCGCCTGGGCGCACGGCTTCGTCAGCATGGAGCTGGCGGACGCGTTCAACCTGGGCGGGGACGTCGAGCGCGCCTTCGAGTACGGGATCGCCCGGATCGCGGACTCGCTGGCGAAGGGGTGA